Part of the Pseudomonadota bacterium genome is shown below.
CCCGCCACAGCTTGTGGCTCACGCGGTGGATCAGCACCGCGTGCACGCCGGGATAGCAGGTCAGGATCTCGAGCGTGTGACGCGCGGCCGGGTCACGCTCGAATACGCTGCTTACGTCTTCTCTGATACGCTCCAGCATGATGAGTGCTCCAGCTTGGTACCCACAACTACAGCCGACCCGATGAACCGGGGAACTACCCCGCTGTCCACCTCCGCAGCCGACCACGACGACCATCCGCGCCCATGACCGACTCCAACCCGAATTCCGACAAGCAACCCCCCCTGTCACTGCGCGAGGTGGTGGGCAGCATCATGGCGGCGCTGCTCGGCGTTCAAAGTTCGCGTAATCACGCCCGTGATTTCTCACGGGGCACGGCAAAGCAGTATATCGTGGTCGGTCTGATTGCCACGATTCTGTTTGTGAATATCGTGTATTTCGCGGTCAAGCTCATCCTGCATCTGGCCACCGGCTGACGGCGGCGCCGCCAGCCGGTCCGTTCAAGCCCGCAGTCTGGCCACCTGCTCGCGCAGCTTTTCCGCCGCGCTGCCGGCCTCGGCCAAGCGCTCACGCTCCTTGTTCACCACCGCCGCCGGCGCCCGTTCGACGAACGAAGCGTTGTCGAGCTTGGCCTGGGCACGGGCGATTTCACCTTCCAGGCGCTCGAGCTCCTTGCTGACGCGGGCGAGTTCGGCGTCCTTGTCGATGAGATCGCTGAGGGGCACCAGCACCGTCATGCCGCCCGCCAGCGCGGTCGCCACGTCGCCCGGGGCGGGTGGCGCCGTCACCACCGGCTGGGTACGCGCAAGCTGTTCGATGATGCGGTGATGCGCGGCGAGCCAGGCCTGTTCGGTGGCGCTGCCCTCGCGACTGAAAACCGGCAGGCGCGCGGACGGCTCGATGTCGTACTCGGCGCGGATGCGCCGCACGCCCAGCACGAATTCCTTGAGCCACGCGCACACCAGTTCGTCGGCCGGCGCGGCGCTGAACTGCTCGGCGCCGGGATAGGGCTCGTTCATGATGGTGGCGGCCGGATTGCCGGTCAGGGCGCCGAGCTTGAGCCAGATCTCCTCGGTGATGAAGGGCATGAAGGGATGCAGCGCGCGCAGCAGGCCGTCCAGCACTTCGATGAGGGTCGCGCACACGCCGTCCTTTTCCGCCTGGGTCGCCTGCTCGTCGTAGAGCGTGACCTTGGCCATTTCGATGTACCAGTCGCAGTATTCGTCCCAGACGAAGTCGTACAAGGCCTGCGCGCCGAGGTCGAAGCGATAATCGGCAAACCCTTCGCGTACACGGGTGATGGCGGCGCCGAACTGGCTCCTGATCCAGCGCTCGGGCATGCCGCTGACCCGCGCCGCCGGCGGCGTGTCGCCGCGATGCTGCTCGCACACCATCAGCACGAAACGCGCAGCATTCCAGATCTTGTTGCAGAAATTGCGGTAGCCGCCGATGCGGCCGAGGTCGAAGCGGATGTCGCGGCCCTGGGTCGCCATCACCGCGAACGTGAAGCGCAGCGCGTCGGTGCCGTGGGGGGCGATACCCTGGGGATACTGGCGGCGGGTGTCGGCCTCGATGCGCGGCGCGTCTTCGGGACGCATCAAGCCGGTGGTGCGCTTGGCGACCAGGGTCTCGATGTCGACGCCGTCGATGAGGTCGATGGGGTCGAGGATGTTGCCCTTGGACTTCGACATCTTGTTGCCGTCGGCGTCGCGCACCAGGCCATGGATGTAGACCTCGCGGAACGGCACGTCGCCCATGAACTTGATGCCCATCATGATCATGCGGGCAACCCAGAAAAAGATGATGTCGAAGCCCGTCACCAGCACGCTGGTCGGGTAGAAGGTCGCGAGTTCCGGCGTCTTGTCCGGCCAGCCCAGGGTCGAGAACGGCCACAGCGCGGACGAGAACCAGGTGTCCAGCACGTCTTCGTCCTGGCGCAGCAAAACGTCCGCGCCGATACCGCCGCGCGCCCGCGCATCGGCCTCGTCATGACCGACATATATATTGCCGGCCTCGTCGTACCAGGCCGGGATGCGGTGACCCCACCACAGCTGGCGGCTGATGCACCAGTCCTCGATGTTGCGCATCCACTCGAAATAGGTCTTGGCCCAGTTCTCGGGAATGAAGCGGATGCGACCGTCCTCGACCGCCGCGATGGCGGGATCGGCGAGCGGCTGGATTTTCACGAACCACTGGTCGGTGAGGTAGGGCTCGATGACCGCCTGGGTGCGGTCGCCGCGCGGCACCATGAGCTTGTGCGGGTCGGTACGCACCAGGAGGCCGGCCGCTTCCAGTTCGGCCACCACCTGCTTGCGCGCAGCATAACGGTCGAGACCGCGGAAGCGCTGCGGCGCGTTGTCGTTGAT
Proteins encoded:
- a CDS encoding DUF2970 domain-containing protein: MTDSNPNSDKQPPLSLREVVGSIMAALLGVQSSRNHARDFSRGTAKQYIVVGLIATILFVNIVYFAVKLILHLATG
- a CDS encoding valine--tRNA ligase; the protein is MDKTYDPRSLEQSRYEQWEQAGNFVPSGRGAPYCIALPPPNVTGSLHMGHAFQDTLMDALVRYHRMCGDNTLWQCGTDHAGIATQIVVERQLSQAGQSRHDLGRERFVEAVWEWKEKSGGTITRQLRRMGAAMDWSRERFTLDDALSRSVREVFVSLYGEGLIYRGKRLVNWDPVLHTAISDLEVVAEEEDGFMWHLRYPLADGSGHLVVATTRPETMLGDVAVAVHPGDDRYRRFIGKDILLPLAERSIPIIADEYVDPEFGSGCVKITPAHDFNDYAVGHRHGLPLINIFTDDAAINDNAPQRFRGLDRYAARKQVVAELEAAGLLVRTDPHKLMVPRGDRTQAVIEPYLTDQWFVKIQPLADPAIAAVEDGRIRFIPENWAKTYFEWMRNIEDWCISRQLWWGHRIPAWYDEAGNIYVGHDEADARARGGIGADVLLRQDEDVLDTWFSSALWPFSTLGWPDKTPELATFYPTSVLVTGFDIIFFWVARMIMMGIKFMGDVPFREVYIHGLVRDADGNKMSKSKGNILDPIDLIDGVDIETLVAKRTTGLMRPEDAPRIEADTRRQYPQGIAPHGTDALRFTFAVMATQGRDIRFDLGRIGGYRNFCNKIWNAARFVLMVCEQHRGDTPPAARVSGMPERWIRSQFGAAITRVREGFADYRFDLGAQALYDFVWDEYCDWYIEMAKVTLYDEQATQAEKDGVCATLIEVLDGLLRALHPFMPFITEEIWLKLGALTGNPAATIMNEPYPGAEQFSAAPADELVCAWLKEFVLGVRRIRAEYDIEPSARLPVFSREGSATEQAWLAAHHRIIEQLARTQPVVTAPPAPGDVATALAGGMTVLVPLSDLIDKDAELARVSKELERLEGEIARAQAKLDNASFVERAPAAVVNKERERLAEAGSAAEKLREQVARLRA